In the Oreochromis aureus strain Israel breed Guangdong linkage group 14, ZZ_aureus, whole genome shotgun sequence genome, one interval contains:
- the LOC116323692 gene encoding centrosomal protein of 164 kDa isoform X2: MTAAALVGDQLILEEEYDENYIPSEQEIQEYAREIGIDPDNEPELLWLAREGIVAPLPPEWKPCQDVTGDIYYFNFSTGQSTWDHPCDEHYRRLVAQERERGQLTATAGGTGTKKDKKKKKEKKEKKEKKKKEPLKTPGALSSSLGPLQSSLTSLAPLRGLDTPGQSALSGSAPALRGSLGSSGGLEPLKTPLQAPRTSGSTRILGSRQEERVSLTLPDFDSDDEKISENEPSPHDSDRLLKNLHLDLDALGGSLKYEESDATGAAPAEERTEPELQDLGLSGDHSPEPQSQQDSLKGRHIHLSPQIGSGNHVSEAGADAVTPHPENSSEHSEEEVAEELNEAEEEEQQGSTLDKDEKGAKETKGDVEGGLEGRQENGKSQEEGKEIEDAQSKAAGENEKGEDENNEIEEECCEDEDEDKDEDRERKEEEQKIEEEECEDGSSQVVKKSSKSDQGGNSEASKNIEEASSSIDNKLSHKALDINDLSNAVSPLEKTDTEEKEEEKGEKGERKGGEGSKSHVLAKDRDTSPVHKVDRLVLHQSSLSPSPSISSHSDQAVTPRQTAQGLGVPLGLERPETSRGRQARFSSIQADGVKRSLKKQERALEEEPRGRSRKDGEKKESEKEEEEERKRLEREERSKKEREEMERERRKADREIEEEKERIAKEKEQRIRLLREELKREEEEEEEKLRGETEERLRALRQHLLSRRREEEARLNEESDRMLEELRESTKSKREQQQHKLREESEVLLKEVRVTLEEEQTAALERLEAQKTRDIERLKTELEEELETEKKRLQREREEKLDSLKQEVRSTERRRELMMSPRPELQLAEYHRELTDVLQEVREEVQRDHERKLEQLRNDHRREMNSIREKYLDEETAQRERLLSTLQEDRERLQASHAVQLEKLRLQLDAQIQKTELAHSRKESELQDLGDQLELRAKELKSQEAMLLTKAADLKRRRKLLGEEEQEVDRQIEALPRLIQERDQLREELERMREEKAQARELINRAREERSEAKEKEERLREELDQAREESRRAREDKEHLETKVALLQERCDRLSHRVSELERGEGASTSLEQEQDRKKKAEKATMPSGDREDTSLHVDDLEEPPLSPVPDSNSSMDEFRRYISSHGASIQKTKLFLERESSRLMERQAALQAHPAQGRATEETMRNLEQEAHSVAELERTVQRGNRLLRRKEEQLLQLENSIAKEPLFEDLSRLAGGRKVTFDVSESDLSSTVEPPDGTGDIPTVPAKVQELAESLQQISGQLNTVLGALGSLTQQQSTAPYTAFPPPLSHPHSTLAPTSSSSAPVIAQTYNLGTSSLAPPPPLERLSEPPWSWATQSGSAAPPLFSTPISSELRASRDTLNSRWSQIFPGAAVAPLGSSTTRPSTAYSSYTPLNEHSRGLHSTPRSAEMDGQRLQGLIDGNKRWLEMRKKDTSIPLFTRYQAPSSKSGLVQLGLDDNNQIRVYHY, from the exons ATGACTGCAGCTGCTCTCGTAGGGGACCAGCTGATCCTCGAAGAGGAATACGATGAGAATTATATACCCTCTGAACAAG AGATCCAAGAGTATGCAAGAGAGATTGGCATTGACCCCGACAATGAGCCAGAACTTCTGTGGCTGGCAAGGGAGGGCATCGTCGCCCCTTTGCCTCCTGAGTGGAAGCCTTG CCAGGATGTGACAGGGGACATCTACTACTTCAACTTCTCCACGGGTCAGTCCACCTGGGATCACCCCTGTGACGAGCACTACCGACGTCTGGTGGCCCAGGAGCGTGAGCGAGGTCAGCTCACAGCCACAGCTGGGGGCACAGGAACcaagaaagacaagaaaaagaagaaagaaaagaaggagaagaaagagaagaagaagaaggaaccACTCAAAACTCCTGGG GCCCTCAGTTCGTCTCTGGGACCTCTGCAATCTTCGCTTACCAGCCTGGCTCCCCTGCGaggtttggacacccctggccaAAGCGCTCTCTCTGGATCTGCCCCTGCCCTGCGGGGGTCTCTCGGCAGCTCCGGGGGATTGGAACCCCTCAAGACACCCCTACAG GCTCCTCGAACCAGTGGATCAACCAGAATACTCGGCAGCCGACAGGAAGAGAGAGTGTCACTTACTTTGCCTGATTTTGACAGTGATGATGAGAAAATCTCAGAAAACGAG CCAAGTCCTCATGATTCAGACAGACTATTGAAGAATCTCCACCTGGATCTGGATGCCCTCGGAGGAAGCCTAAAGTATgag GAAAGTGATGCCACTGGCGCAGCACCAGCGGAGGAGAGGACGGAGCCAGAGTTGCAGGATTTGGGCCTGTCTGGTGACCACAGCCCTGAACCACAGTCACAACAA GATTCTCTGAAAGGTCGCCACATCCACCTCTCTCCCCAGATAGGCAGTGGAAATCATGTCAGTGAGGCGGGGGCTGATGCTGTCACTCCTCATCCTGAAAACTCTTCAGAGCACTCAGAAGAGGAGGTAGCAGAGGAGTTAAATGAGgcagaggaagaagagcagCAGGGTAGCACATTAGACAAGGATGAAAAAGGAGCAAAAGAGACAAAAGGAGATGTGGAAGGTGGGCTGGAAGGTAGAcaggaaaatggaaaaagcCAAGAGGAGGGGAAAGAGATAGAGGATGCTCAAAGTAAAGCGGCTGGAGAAAACGAGAAAGGGGAAGATGAAAATAATGAGATAGAGGAAGAGTGCTGTGAAGATGAGGATGAGGACAAAGacgaagacagagagaggaaagaagaggagcaaaaaatagaagaagaggAATGTGAGGATGGTAGCAGTCAAGTAGTGAAGAAGTCCTCCAAAAGTGATCAAGGCGGA AATTCTGAAGCCAGTAAGAACATTGAGGAGGCGTCGTCCTCCATAGATAACAAG CTGTCGCACAAGGCTCTGGACATCAACGATCTGTCTAATGCTGTCAGTCCGCTGGAAAAAACTGACACAGAAgagaaggaagaggagaaaggagaaaaggGGGAAAGGAAAGGAGGAGAGGGCAGCAAGAG cCATGTGCTGGCCAAAGACAGAGACACATCCCCAGTGCATAAAGTTGACCGGCTTGTCCTTCACCAGTCCAGCCTTTCACCGTCACCCTCCATCTCCTCGCATTCAGACCAGGCTGTCACCCCCAGGCAAACGGCCCAGGGCCTCGGCGTACCTCTGGGACTTGAGAGGCCTGAAACTTCCAGGGGCCGACAGGCACGGTTTTCGAGCATCCAGGCTGATGGTGTTAAACGctccttaaaaaaacaagagaggGCTTTGGAAGAAGAGCCGAGAGGGAGAAGCCGGAAAGACGGGGAGAAGAAAGAgagtgagaaagaagaggaagaggagaggaagaggctagagagagaggagaggagtaAGAAGGAAAGAGAGGAGATGGAGAGGGAAAGGAGGAAAGCTGACCGAGAGatagaggaggagaaggagcgCATAGCTAAGGAAAAAGAACAGAGGATTCGTCTCCTCCGGGAAGAGCTgaaaagagaagaggaggaggaggaggagaaattGAGGGGGGAGACTGAGGAAAGACTGAG GGCTTTACGGCAGCACCTCCTGTCtagaaggagagaggaggaggccaGGCTGAACGAGGAGTCTGACAGAATGTTGGAGGAGCTCAGAGAGTCTACGAAGAGTAAGagggagcagcagcaacacaaaCTCAG GGAAGAGAGTGAAGTCCTGTTAAAAGAGGTACGTGTCACTCTAGAGGAAGAGCAAACTGCAGCGCTGGAAAGACTGGAGGCCCAGAAGACACGCGACATCGAGCGACTGAAGACGGAGTTAGAAGAAGAGCTGGAGACGGAGAAGAAGAGGctccagagagagagggaggagaaacTGGACTCTCTGAAACAGGAG GTCAGAagcacagagaggaggagggagctGATGATGAGTCCGCGGCCTGAGCTGCAACTGGCCGAGTACCACCGTGAG CTGACCGATGTGCTCCAGGAAGTGCGAGAGGAAGTGCAGCGGGATCACGAGAGGAAGCTAGAGCAGCTGAGGAACGACCACAGGAGAGAGATGAACAGCATAAGAGAGAAATATCTAGACGAG GAGACGGCTCAGAGGGAGCGCTTGCTGTCCACTCTGCAGGAGGACAGAGAGCGACTGCAGGCCTCACATGCTGTCCAGCTGGAGAAGCTCCGCTTACAGCTGGATGCACAGATACAAAAGACTGAGCTGGCACACTCACGCAAG GAGTCAGAGCTGCAGGATTTGGGGGATCAGCTGGAGCTGAGAGCCAAAGAGCTGAAGAGCCAGGAGGCCATGCTGCTGACCAAG GCAGCAGatctgaagaggaggaggaagctgcttggagaagaggagcaggaagtggacagacAGATAGAG GCCTTACCTCGGCTGATCCAGGAAAGAGACCAGCTGAGAGAGGAGCTGGAGAGGATGAGAGAGGAGAAAGCCCAAGCCAGAGAACTCATCAATAGAGCCAGGGAGGAGAGGAGTGAGGccaaggagaaggaggagaggcTCAGGGAGGAGTTGGACCAAGCCAGGGAAGAGAGCAGGAGAGCCAGGGAGGACAAGGAGCACCTGGAGACCAAGGTGGCATTGCTGCAGGAGAGATGTGACCGCCTCAGCCACAGAGTCAG TGAGCTGGAACGAGGTGAAGGGGCGAGCACGTCCCTGGAACAAGAGCAGGACAGAAAGAAGAAGGCAGAGAAAGCGACGATGCCCTCCGGTGACAGAGAAGACACATCACTACATGTAGATGACCTGGAGGAGCCGCCTCTTTCCCCTGTACctgacagcaacagcagcatggATGA ATTCCGGCGGTACATCTCCTCACACGGCGCTTCCATCCAGAAGACCAAACTCTTcctggagagagagagcagccgGCTGATGGAGAGGCAGGCGGCCCTGCAGGCCCACCCCGCTCAAGGAAGAGCGACCGAAGAGACGATGAGAAACCTCGAGCAG GAGGCCCACAGTGTGGCAGAGTTGGAGCGGACGGTTCAGAGAGGAAACCGTCTCCTGCGGAGGAAAGAGGAGCAGCTTCTGCAGCTAGAGAACTCTATAGCCAAAGAG CCGCTGTTTGAGGATTTGTCTCGGCTCGCCGGAGGAAGGAAGGTAACCTTTGATGTGAGTGAGTCAGACCTCAGCAGCACCGTGGAACCGCCAGATGGGACAG GAGATATTCCCACCGTTCCAGCCAAAGTCCAGGAATTAGCAGAGTCCCTGCAGCAGATCTCAGGCCAGCTCAACACCGTCCTGGGTGCCTTGGGTTCACTGACCCAGCAGCAGAGCACCGCACCTTACACAGCTTTCCCTCCACCTCTGTCTCATCCTCACTCCACTCTAGCTCCTACCTCCTCCTCATCAGCTCCTGTCATTGCTCAGACGTACAACCTGGGAACCAGCTCCTTAGCCCCGCCTCCTCCTCTGGAGAGGCTCTCAGAGCCACCGTGGAGCTGGGCAACTCAGAGCGGCTCTGCAGCCCCCCCACTCTTCAGTACGCCCATCAGCAGTGAGCTGAGGGCATCCAGGGACACCCTCAACAGCCGCTGGAGCCAGATATTCCCTG GAGCAGCTGTTGCCCCGCTCGGTTCCAGCACGACAAGACCCTCCACAGCTTACTCATCATACACTCCTCTGAA tgaACACAGCCGGGGGCTTCACTCCACACCGAGATCAGCTGAGATGGACGGCCAGAGGCTGCAGGGGCTGATAGACGGCAACAAGAGGTGGCTGGAAATGCGCAAGAAAGACACCAGCAT ACCGCTGTTCACCCGCTATCAGGCTCCCTCCTCAAAGAGCGGGCTGGTCCAGCTGGGCCTGGATGATAACAATCAGATCAGAGTCTATCATTACTGA
- the LOC116323692 gene encoding centrosomal protein of 164 kDa isoform X3 translates to MTAAALVGDQLILEEEYDENYIPSEQEIQEYAREIGIDPDNEPELLWLAREGIVAPLPPEWKPCQDVTGDIYYFNFSTGQSTWDHPCDEHYRRLVAQERERGQLTATAGGTGTKKDKKKKKEKKEKKEKKKKEPLKTPGALSSSLGPLQSSLTSLAPLRGLDTPGQSALSGSAPALRGSLGSSGGLEPLKTPLQAPRTSGSTRILGSRQEERVSLTLPDFDSDDEKISENEPSPHDSDRLLKNLHLDLDALGGSLKYEESDATGAAPAEERTEPELQDLGLSGDHSPEPQSQQDSLKGRHIHLSPQIGSGNHVSEAGADAVTPHPENSSEHSEEEVAEELNEAEEEEQQGSTLDKDEKGAKETKGDVEGGLEGRQENGKSQEEGKEIEDAQSKAAGENEKGEDENNEIEEECCEDEDEDKDEDRERKEEEQKIEEEECEDGSSQVVKKSSKSDQGGLSHKALDINDLSNAVSPLEKTDTEEKEEEKGEKGERKGGEGSKSHVLAKDRDTSPVHKVDRLVLHQSSLSPSPSISSHSDQAVTPRQTAQGLGVPLGLERPETSRGRQARFSSIQADGVKRSLKKQERALEEEPRGRSRKDGEKKESEKEEEEERKRLEREERSKKEREEMERERRKADREIEEEKERIAKEKEQRIRLLREELKREEEEEEEKLRGETEERLRALRQHLLSRRREEEARLNEESDRMLEELRESTKSKREQQQHKLREESEVLLKEVRVTLEEEQTAALERLEAQKTRDIERLKTELEEELETEKKRLQREREEKLDSLKQEVRSTERRRELMMSPRPELQLAEYHRELTDVLQEVREEVQRDHERKLEQLRNDHRREMNSIREKYLDEETAQRERLLSTLQEDRERLQASHAVQLEKLRLQLDAQIQKTELAHSRKESELQDLGDQLELRAKELKSQEAMLLTKAADLKRRRKLLGEEEQEVDRQIEALPRLIQERDQLREELERMREEKAQARELINRAREERSEAKEKEERLREELDQAREESRRAREDKEHLETKVALLQERCDRLSHRVSELERGEGASTSLEQEQDRKKKAEKATMPSGDREDTSLHVDDLEEPPLSPVPDSNSSMDEFRRYISSHGASIQKTKLFLERESSRLMERQAALQAHPAQGRATEETMRNLEQEAHSVAELERTVQRGNRLLRRKEEQLLQLENSIAKEPLFEDLSRLAGGRKVTFDVSESDLSSTVEPPDGTGDIPTVPAKVQELAESLQQISGQLNTVLGALGSLTQQQSTAPYTAFPPPLSHPHSTLAPTSSSSAPVIAQTYNLGTSSLAPPPPLERLSEPPWSWATQSGSAAPPLFSTPISSELRASRDTLNSRWSQIFPGAAVAPLGSSTTRPSTAYSSYTPLNEHSRGLHSTPRSAEMDGQRLQGLIDGNKRWLEMRKKDTSIPLFTRYQAPSSKSGLVQLGLDDNNQIRVYHY, encoded by the exons ATGACTGCAGCTGCTCTCGTAGGGGACCAGCTGATCCTCGAAGAGGAATACGATGAGAATTATATACCCTCTGAACAAG AGATCCAAGAGTATGCAAGAGAGATTGGCATTGACCCCGACAATGAGCCAGAACTTCTGTGGCTGGCAAGGGAGGGCATCGTCGCCCCTTTGCCTCCTGAGTGGAAGCCTTG CCAGGATGTGACAGGGGACATCTACTACTTCAACTTCTCCACGGGTCAGTCCACCTGGGATCACCCCTGTGACGAGCACTACCGACGTCTGGTGGCCCAGGAGCGTGAGCGAGGTCAGCTCACAGCCACAGCTGGGGGCACAGGAACcaagaaagacaagaaaaagaagaaagaaaagaaggagaagaaagagaagaagaagaaggaaccACTCAAAACTCCTGGG GCCCTCAGTTCGTCTCTGGGACCTCTGCAATCTTCGCTTACCAGCCTGGCTCCCCTGCGaggtttggacacccctggccaAAGCGCTCTCTCTGGATCTGCCCCTGCCCTGCGGGGGTCTCTCGGCAGCTCCGGGGGATTGGAACCCCTCAAGACACCCCTACAG GCTCCTCGAACCAGTGGATCAACCAGAATACTCGGCAGCCGACAGGAAGAGAGAGTGTCACTTACTTTGCCTGATTTTGACAGTGATGATGAGAAAATCTCAGAAAACGAG CCAAGTCCTCATGATTCAGACAGACTATTGAAGAATCTCCACCTGGATCTGGATGCCCTCGGAGGAAGCCTAAAGTATgag GAAAGTGATGCCACTGGCGCAGCACCAGCGGAGGAGAGGACGGAGCCAGAGTTGCAGGATTTGGGCCTGTCTGGTGACCACAGCCCTGAACCACAGTCACAACAA GATTCTCTGAAAGGTCGCCACATCCACCTCTCTCCCCAGATAGGCAGTGGAAATCATGTCAGTGAGGCGGGGGCTGATGCTGTCACTCCTCATCCTGAAAACTCTTCAGAGCACTCAGAAGAGGAGGTAGCAGAGGAGTTAAATGAGgcagaggaagaagagcagCAGGGTAGCACATTAGACAAGGATGAAAAAGGAGCAAAAGAGACAAAAGGAGATGTGGAAGGTGGGCTGGAAGGTAGAcaggaaaatggaaaaagcCAAGAGGAGGGGAAAGAGATAGAGGATGCTCAAAGTAAAGCGGCTGGAGAAAACGAGAAAGGGGAAGATGAAAATAATGAGATAGAGGAAGAGTGCTGTGAAGATGAGGATGAGGACAAAGacgaagacagagagaggaaagaagaggagcaaaaaatagaagaagaggAATGTGAGGATGGTAGCAGTCAAGTAGTGAAGAAGTCCTCCAAAAGTGATCAAGGCGGA CTGTCGCACAAGGCTCTGGACATCAACGATCTGTCTAATGCTGTCAGTCCGCTGGAAAAAACTGACACAGAAgagaaggaagaggagaaaggagaaaaggGGGAAAGGAAAGGAGGAGAGGGCAGCAAGAG cCATGTGCTGGCCAAAGACAGAGACACATCCCCAGTGCATAAAGTTGACCGGCTTGTCCTTCACCAGTCCAGCCTTTCACCGTCACCCTCCATCTCCTCGCATTCAGACCAGGCTGTCACCCCCAGGCAAACGGCCCAGGGCCTCGGCGTACCTCTGGGACTTGAGAGGCCTGAAACTTCCAGGGGCCGACAGGCACGGTTTTCGAGCATCCAGGCTGATGGTGTTAAACGctccttaaaaaaacaagagaggGCTTTGGAAGAAGAGCCGAGAGGGAGAAGCCGGAAAGACGGGGAGAAGAAAGAgagtgagaaagaagaggaagaggagaggaagaggctagagagagaggagaggagtaAGAAGGAAAGAGAGGAGATGGAGAGGGAAAGGAGGAAAGCTGACCGAGAGatagaggaggagaaggagcgCATAGCTAAGGAAAAAGAACAGAGGATTCGTCTCCTCCGGGAAGAGCTgaaaagagaagaggaggaggaggaggagaaattGAGGGGGGAGACTGAGGAAAGACTGAG GGCTTTACGGCAGCACCTCCTGTCtagaaggagagaggaggaggccaGGCTGAACGAGGAGTCTGACAGAATGTTGGAGGAGCTCAGAGAGTCTACGAAGAGTAAGagggagcagcagcaacacaaaCTCAG GGAAGAGAGTGAAGTCCTGTTAAAAGAGGTACGTGTCACTCTAGAGGAAGAGCAAACTGCAGCGCTGGAAAGACTGGAGGCCCAGAAGACACGCGACATCGAGCGACTGAAGACGGAGTTAGAAGAAGAGCTGGAGACGGAGAAGAAGAGGctccagagagagagggaggagaaacTGGACTCTCTGAAACAGGAG GTCAGAagcacagagaggaggagggagctGATGATGAGTCCGCGGCCTGAGCTGCAACTGGCCGAGTACCACCGTGAG CTGACCGATGTGCTCCAGGAAGTGCGAGAGGAAGTGCAGCGGGATCACGAGAGGAAGCTAGAGCAGCTGAGGAACGACCACAGGAGAGAGATGAACAGCATAAGAGAGAAATATCTAGACGAG GAGACGGCTCAGAGGGAGCGCTTGCTGTCCACTCTGCAGGAGGACAGAGAGCGACTGCAGGCCTCACATGCTGTCCAGCTGGAGAAGCTCCGCTTACAGCTGGATGCACAGATACAAAAGACTGAGCTGGCACACTCACGCAAG GAGTCAGAGCTGCAGGATTTGGGGGATCAGCTGGAGCTGAGAGCCAAAGAGCTGAAGAGCCAGGAGGCCATGCTGCTGACCAAG GCAGCAGatctgaagaggaggaggaagctgcttggagaagaggagcaggaagtggacagacAGATAGAG GCCTTACCTCGGCTGATCCAGGAAAGAGACCAGCTGAGAGAGGAGCTGGAGAGGATGAGAGAGGAGAAAGCCCAAGCCAGAGAACTCATCAATAGAGCCAGGGAGGAGAGGAGTGAGGccaaggagaaggaggagaggcTCAGGGAGGAGTTGGACCAAGCCAGGGAAGAGAGCAGGAGAGCCAGGGAGGACAAGGAGCACCTGGAGACCAAGGTGGCATTGCTGCAGGAGAGATGTGACCGCCTCAGCCACAGAGTCAG TGAGCTGGAACGAGGTGAAGGGGCGAGCACGTCCCTGGAACAAGAGCAGGACAGAAAGAAGAAGGCAGAGAAAGCGACGATGCCCTCCGGTGACAGAGAAGACACATCACTACATGTAGATGACCTGGAGGAGCCGCCTCTTTCCCCTGTACctgacagcaacagcagcatggATGA ATTCCGGCGGTACATCTCCTCACACGGCGCTTCCATCCAGAAGACCAAACTCTTcctggagagagagagcagccgGCTGATGGAGAGGCAGGCGGCCCTGCAGGCCCACCCCGCTCAAGGAAGAGCGACCGAAGAGACGATGAGAAACCTCGAGCAG GAGGCCCACAGTGTGGCAGAGTTGGAGCGGACGGTTCAGAGAGGAAACCGTCTCCTGCGGAGGAAAGAGGAGCAGCTTCTGCAGCTAGAGAACTCTATAGCCAAAGAG CCGCTGTTTGAGGATTTGTCTCGGCTCGCCGGAGGAAGGAAGGTAACCTTTGATGTGAGTGAGTCAGACCTCAGCAGCACCGTGGAACCGCCAGATGGGACAG GAGATATTCCCACCGTTCCAGCCAAAGTCCAGGAATTAGCAGAGTCCCTGCAGCAGATCTCAGGCCAGCTCAACACCGTCCTGGGTGCCTTGGGTTCACTGACCCAGCAGCAGAGCACCGCACCTTACACAGCTTTCCCTCCACCTCTGTCTCATCCTCACTCCACTCTAGCTCCTACCTCCTCCTCATCAGCTCCTGTCATTGCTCAGACGTACAACCTGGGAACCAGCTCCTTAGCCCCGCCTCCTCCTCTGGAGAGGCTCTCAGAGCCACCGTGGAGCTGGGCAACTCAGAGCGGCTCTGCAGCCCCCCCACTCTTCAGTACGCCCATCAGCAGTGAGCTGAGGGCATCCAGGGACACCCTCAACAGCCGCTGGAGCCAGATATTCCCTG GAGCAGCTGTTGCCCCGCTCGGTTCCAGCACGACAAGACCCTCCACAGCTTACTCATCATACACTCCTCTGAA tgaACACAGCCGGGGGCTTCACTCCACACCGAGATCAGCTGAGATGGACGGCCAGAGGCTGCAGGGGCTGATAGACGGCAACAAGAGGTGGCTGGAAATGCGCAAGAAAGACACCAGCAT ACCGCTGTTCACCCGCTATCAGGCTCCCTCCTCAAAGAGCGGGCTGGTCCAGCTGGGCCTGGATGATAACAATCAGATCAGAGTCTATCATTACTGA